A part of Corvus hawaiiensis isolate bCorHaw1 chromosome 25, bCorHaw1.pri.cur, whole genome shotgun sequence genomic DNA contains:
- the LOC125338387 gene encoding spermatogenesis-associated protein 16-like, with product MEAEEHKQRPQSGADKAESHGNLSGTNAETPAESGTGTFPGPPLPIPLSRLREIEAELIGADEADTEAEPGEPLMSAVAAAAGQAPAPAAGDSVWHRAGAALQAALRDGSARYTQRDFAAAAAKFSTALELCSKGFATEDPLKSSPDDISRLASWIESKLVICYLKLGQPDLALQHSHRSIIQNPSHFRSHLRQAACFRCLHRYSEAARSAMVAQYLYVLAEGAGLETSDLIQLYWQAMTQEALSGEVSFSVLYTPFEKENKTDKIKEANKSFAEKHPDYVQHIFTDPHGIHLLPERAESHPDQQYLLTLGFRNKEIGKTVEMSVTRKLPVFRGRKRAFSPSMEEEEETFWQNTGKRIMAAMAFIGSTKIKDERGPCARAIEQFHHASLLSRLQRREEQAQVMTQAMAELATAPYLQRVSQEDDKLLQSLMADAVDILAGRTGERVWTKIQKVALIEEYLREGEEHYLRTPHMQIPGMENMNWTPRGQGYLRLKNTNMFIPNPRSLATGPKKRRIAFAKS from the exons GAGGCAGAAGAGCACAAACAACGACCGCAGAGTGGCGCAGATAAAGCAGAAAGCCATGGAAATCTGTCCGGGACAAACGCAGAAACGCCAGCAGAGAGCGGCACAGGGACATTCCCGGGCCCTCCGCTTCCCATTCCTCTCTCCAGACTCAGGGAAATAGAAGCGGAGCTGATCGGCGCTGATGAGGCGGACACTGAGGCGGAGCCTGGCGAGCCGCTGAtgtctgcagtggcagcagcagcgggccaggctcctgccccagccgcAGGGGACAGCGTGTGGCACCGCGCTGGCGCTGCGCTCCAGGCCGCCCTGCGGGACGGCAGCGCTCGGTACACGCAGCGCGATTTCGCAGCAGCCGCGGCCAAGTTCTCCACGGCACTGGAG CTTTGCAGTAAAGGCTTTGCTACAGAGGACCCCTTGAAGTCCTCTCCAGATGATATTTCCAGGCTTGCCAGTTGGATTGAGTCAAAGCTCGTCATCTGCTACTTAAAACTGGGGCAGCCTGACCTTGCTCTGCAACATTCACACAG GAGCATCATTCAGAACCCCTCTCACTTCCGCAGTCACCTGCGCCAAGCCGCTTGCTTTCGGTGCCTGCACAGATACTCGGAGGCTGCAAG GAGCGCCATGGTCGCGCAGTATCTGTACGTcttggctgaaggagctgggctggagaccAGTGACCTCATCCAGCTGTACTGGCAG GCTATGACTCAAGAAGCCCTTAGTGGAGaagtctctttttctgttctgtacaCACCTTTTGAGAAAGAGAACAAGACTGACAAAATAAAGGAGGCcaacaaaagctttgctgagaaGCACCCTGATTACGTGCAGCACATATTTACAG ATCCTCATGGAATTCACCTGTTGCCAGAGAGGGCTGAATCTCACCCTGACCAGCAGTACTTACTGACTCTGGGCTTCAGAAACAAAGAGATTGGAAAAACCGTGGAAATGTCTGTAACTCGAAAACTGCCAGTCTTTCGAG GCCGGAAAAGAGCTTTCAGTCCCAGcatggaggaagaagaagaaacattttggcAGAACACTGGGAAAAGGATCATGGCAGCCATGGCTTTTATAGGAAGCACTAAAATAAAG GATGAGCGTGGCCCATGTGCACGGGCCATCGAGCAGTTCCACCACGCCAGCCTGCTCAGCCGCCTGCAGAGACGGGAGGAACAGGCCCAGGTGATGACCCAGGCAATGGCTGAGCTGGCGACTGCTCCCTACCTGCAGAGAGTCTCTCAGGAGGATGACAAGCTG ctgcagtcaCTGATGGCAGATGCTGTGGACATCCTCGCAGGAAGAACTGGAGAGCGTGTGTGGACTAAAATACAGAAG GTGGCACTAATTGAAGAGTActtgagggaaggagaagagcatTACTTAAGGACCCCACACATGCAAATACCTGGAATGGAAAACATGAACTGGACTCCAAGGGGACAGGGATATTtgagactgaaaaatacaaacatgttCATTCCCAACCCACGAAGCTTGGCCACAGGGCCAAAAAAAAGACGCATAGCTTTTGCAAAAAGTTGA